The region GGGGCTTCTCCCTTGGGAACTGCCAACCCGTTATGGTCGCTGGTCGAGCACCTCGTGACATTCCCGCTCCTGGTGGCCTGCACCATCTTGTTGCCATGGGGTCTGTTACTCGTGGTCTATCTCTTTGCCGACTTCCGCCGCCATCTGGGCGACGCCCGCCCCGCCGTCCAGTTCATCAGTGTCTGCCTGCTGATCCCCGGGGCACTCATGTGGGTTGATCCCCGCTGCACACCCTCCGCAGCACTCCTCCTTCTCCCTGGAATCACAGTATTGACCGCCATCGTTGTGCAGCGATCGGTCGAATGTTTTCCCACGAGTGACTGGCAGTTCATCTGGCCCACATTCCTGCAGGGAACAGTCATCGTCAGCTTCGTCGGCATGGGACTCGCCATGGCACTTCGAGGAGTCCTCCCCGAAAAAACGGCCCATATCCCGTGGGAAACACTCGTCTGGTCAACCATCGCCATGGTATGTCTCTCGATCGTCATCATGCGGTCACTCGGTCGGCATCCTCATCAGGGATTATGGGCCATGGGAGCCACCGCACTCCTGATGACTCTCTCGATTGCACCACCCATCCGCGCCAGTCTGGTGCCGGCACCCTTAGCCACCGCCCCACCACTTGTCATTCCCAGGCCACTCGCGGGCCAGATGCCGGAGATCAGCCTGGGTTCCATCCGAGCTGACGTCCTGCTCAAGTTCAACCAGCTTCTGCCCCGGCAGCCCTGGCCCGAAGACCACGAGACACTCGATCTCCGGCATCACGTCTTCTGCTTCATGGAAAGCGAACACCAAAGCCGGCGACTCCCCTTTTCATGGAAGCTCATCTCACGCCAGCCGGTCGCTCCGACTCCCGAATTTCCGCAGAAACAATGGCTGGTGTTAGGCCGCCGGGCCGATTTCGTCACCCCTGCCAGTTTTCTGGCAGAACCAGGTGCAGTTATGCCGCAAACCTCACGCCCATCAGAATTTGGCACCCGGTAAAAGGTTCAGACGCACGGAGGCCCAGTCCGGCAGGCTGGCAATCCTCCGCCGGACTTGCAAAATTCCCCCCCGGCTGCGATAACCCATGAGTCTCCAAAGCCCGCAGACATCATGAAAGTGATGGCCTGGCAGGCTTTGCCAAAGACATCGGGCTGTAGCGCAGCCTGGCTAGCGCGCTTGCTTGGGGTGCAAGAGGTCGTGGGTTCAAATCCCGCCAGCCCGATTCGCCTGCGGCGAATAGAGAGTCGAGGGTAGAAAGTGGAGAGTAGAATGAGAAGGGTCGCACTCGACTCGGTCTACTCACTACTTTCTACTCTCCTTCTTGGATTGCGTGCATGACATTTGCCTTTGAAAAACTGCTCGTTTATCAGAAGGCCGACGCAATCTGCCAGCAGACTGAGAGCTTTCCAAGAAGTCGAAAGCTGATGCCCAGGATCGAGCCGAGTTCCCGTTGCTGGTCTATATTCTGCGTCGTCCCCTCGATGATCATCGACACGCTCGACACTACCAAACGAAAGTTAGGTAGTGGAAGAACTTCCAAGGGTGATGGCCGAGACGGATAAGGAGTTGTTTCGTTGTTGGGTTGAAGGGACTCCTCGACAAACTGTCAGCACGACTGGATGCGGGAGCAGGAACGAAGGCCGTATAAGGTTGCAAAATTTGGAAACCCCACGACTGGCTTGGTGCTGGTCGTGGGGTTTTCCTGCACCAGAATTGACGCCACTCAAAGAAAAACAGACCAAATAAGCGAAACGATCCCGAACACAATTGGGATCACCACACTCGAAATCAAAATCCATCGCCAATTGTCTGCTGTTTGATGTCGTTTGAGTCCATCATTGATTGCGAAAACTCCCGGCGGAAACCATAAATCACGCAAATGATTCAGGAGAAAGCCAGCAAGAAATGGAGTCACAATCAAGGCGATAGCCAATAAGTTTGCAAACGCCTGCATTTTCGTGGATTCGACTGGTTTTCTATCTGGCATGAACCCAGCAACCAGAACGAAACATGTCAATATAAACAGAACAAATGTTGCACAGAGTATCGAAACCGCATCAATTCTTGTTAGACGGTCGTACCACGGCCTAAGGCCATCCAGCGATTCTTCAATTCGCTCACGATAACGAGTTAAAACTTCATCGCTACCACGTATCTGAATGCTTATCGGAGACATCAATCCCATCCATGTCTTTCTTCTGAAGGACAGCGACACATGCTTTTCTTGATCGCCCTTGGAAGATAATCTCAGCAGGTTAATCTGCTTGGATGCAGAATTCTGGTATTCCAGCAATTGCTTGACAGTCGGTTCACGATCAACACCGTCTTCACATTCAATTAGAACTTCAACATCTTCGCTGTATGACTTAATGATTTCACAAAATGCCTTAATGTCCTTCTCGGTCAGAACAAAAGACCTGTTGATTCCATTTGTATATGAAGCTGGTGCTCGGCTCATGTTCTATGCTGAACCATTTCCTAATGACTGAAGGGAAAGACAGGATATTTTTCACCGACCTTGAAGACGCAAATACGCAGCCCTATGTTCAGGTTTTTTGTGCCGAATTAGGGGTTGGGGGTTTCATCTCTTGATGTTTCTTTGTCACTCACGGATTGCAGGCGGGGAAGATATAAGCTGTGTACTCCTATTGGTCGTTCTTCGACATTTCCGTTCATCAATACCAAGGGCATGTTTGCATGCCTCTCAACAGTCATGCCGTCGTCCGTAGGCGTCGTCCAAGAAAGCTTGGTGTCTATGTCAACAAGTTTGATGTTCTTTCCAAGGGAAACTGTTTGATTTCTTCTCAGGTCTGTGGAGATGACGATGTCCGCAGATAAGTCGTAGATTCCTGGGGCAAGGGGATTCACGACAAAGATGAATTTGCTCCATTTGTTATCATCAAGCGAAACAAACCTTTCTCCCCATGAGATAGAGCGACGGCCATTTGAATCAGGCCATTCAACAGTATGTGGCCTGTACTCGCCCTCTTTGCCCTGTAGGTCAAAGTAGAAGAACGTAGCACTTTGAGGCATTGCCCCAGGCGGTCTATACCCCATGATATGTCGTGGCTCAAACTTTGTGACACGGATCACACAATCGAAAACCACAACGTCTTGAAAATCTTTTCTCTTTTGGATTTGAAAAGTAAAATTTGGCTTGTCATCGTCAACATTCGGACTAATTGGCCCATCAATTGGCTGTTTACCCATGTTTAGCGAGTAACCATCTGCAAACGATTTGATAAATTCTTGGTCTTCCTTTGAAACGAATACAGGTGCAGGCTGGCAGTTAAATTTTATCCTAGCGATATTTATGATTGGTTGATTTTGATAGACGACAATGTCAACCGCAAGCATTACAAGTGGGATGCAAACTAAGCATAGGCTTCTCATTTGACGCCATGATTCAAATTTCCATTCGAAATCGTTTCTGGTGTTCACATAATTGAATAATGCCAGAGCGGATAGAACCAGATATGCAGGCCATCGAAGTGTTGGGCTAGGGAGATTTTCAACAAGCTCCTTTGCAAGAAGCATGCTTGAAAGCACGGCCAATGAAAAAACAGCCCATACGGCAACAGGTGTGCCGATAATTTGCGACAACTTGGTTTCAGGTGATATTTGATCCGTCATTTCTGATCCAACCAAAGCATATCTACTTGCATGGCTCGTGGAAGAATCCCCAAACCCAAACAACTGAACGATCTCAAGGTTGACACGCATAAACGGCGTCGTCATCAGGCTGAGCCTGTGCCTCTCAAAGATCATACCACTTGTCCCGAACACTTGAACGATGTGGCACGGGACAAGTGGACAGAGATTACCACACTTCTTGATCAAATGGGACTGCTTTCCTCGGCGGATTCTGATGCCCTGGAACTGTACTGTGCGGCGTACTCTCGATACCGCAAAGTCGAAGAAATGGTGAAGAATTTCGGGGAAGCGATCATCAGCCCCGTGAACAAGTACCCGATGATTTCTCCATACTCCACGGTGATGAACAAAAACCTCGAAACCTGTCGAAGGTTGCTGATTGAATTTGGGCTGACGCCAGCGGCTCGTTCTCGCTGTGCGATCACGCCGACCGGCAAGGACAACAGTGGATGGGGAGAGTTTTTCAAAGTAGCTGGGTAGGTGGATCGACGTGAGGTTCATACGTATGATAAATCTTTTGACTTGTTCAACACCAACTAAGGAGGCCATTTGTGAACCGTCCATTTGATGTCTTCTCAAAACGTATTGTGAAGCTACCTGAAGTCTTTGAATACGACGTACTACCTGACAAGCTACGCAATCAGCTTGTCATTCTCTTTGACAGAACCATTTTCCGATTAGCCGAGAATCTTAACATTGGCGGTGAGGTGCAGGGGACTATCCGCCATCTTGTTGCCCGCATTGGCGAGGAACATGGGCTGAATTCCCTAGATGATTCGTTCGTTCCAGTCTCAGGTAGAGCAAATTCGCCCATTGAGCAACTTAGAAACTGTATTTGGCGAGAAGGTGAGGTCGGAATTGTTTTGGATGCTGTGGAGTGGCTATGCATTGCCTTCCTGCACTTCGACAGACAATATGAGTTCCTGAAACTAAAATCGTCCACTGAAATTGCCACCCTAAACTATCGGTTCCGTGAAAATGGTATCGGTTATGAGTTTAATATTGACGCTAAGAAGATTATTCGTATTGACTCGACTCTTCTCCACCAGTCGTCAATTCTTCCCTCTCTGTCGTTGTTAACTGATCCACTCTACTCAACAGCAAATTCTGAGTTTGTCATTGCGTTCGAGGATTACAAGAAGGGTGATTATGACGACTGTGCAGTGAAATCATGCTCTGCCTTCGAGAGTACACTCAAAGTTATTTGCACTCGGAAAGGGTGGGCATTCGACCCGAATAAGGATACTTGCAGCAAACTGGTCGAGATTGTCGTCAAGAATGGGAATCTCGATTCTTTTTTGACAGAACCGTTCAAGCTGATCGGGAGCATCCGAAACAAATTGAGTGCCGCCCACGGAGGCGGGACTTCCCAGCGTGTTGTTACCGAAGAAATGGCTCGATACTGCCTCAATTCAACTGCTTCTGCCATTCTTTACATGGTCGAAGCTACACGCTGACAAAATGCCGTTGATTCCACACTAACTAGGATGTGAAACCATCCCAGTCTGCACGGCATGCCATTAGCGTCATTGCAAAATCCACCTTTATCAGCGCATTCGCCGAGCGAACAATGTCCGCCGAGTTCCCTTGGAGGAGCGTAATCGTTAGCTGTCCGCATAGTCCGAATGCCTTCCTCGAAAATTCCTGATAGAGTCCTGTCACTCCGGCTAGAAGTGTAGACTCAAACCCCACCCTCTTTTGCCAACACAACCATCCCCATCGATTCCGTTTTCGCGAAGAAACTGCCTTTTTTTGCAGCGACTGTCACAGGGCTTTCCCTTGTGTGTCCAAGGAGTGGATCACATGCTCAATTGACTCCTAGATCCTGAGCGAGGAATTTCGCGATGCAAAATCCCTTCACCGAAGTCCCCGATGAATCGACCGATGCCGACCTCATCGAAGAGGCCCGGCAAGGGAGTCGTGAGGCGCTGGAGAAACTGGTGCTCAGGCATCAGGCGTGGATCTACAACATCGCCATCCGCATGGTCTTTCACCCTCAGGATGCCGAGGAAGTCACCCAGGAAGTGCTGATCAAGGTCATCACCCGCCTCAGCACGTTCCAGGGGGAAAGCCAGTTTCGCACATGGCTCTACCGCATCACAGCCAACCATGTTTTGAATATGAGACGTCGCGGTGCCGAGCGGGAGGTTCATACGTTCTCCAGCTACGCCAGCGCGATCAACGCGACGCCGGATCTCGATCTGCCCGACCCGAAGTCGGTTCCCGTCGAAGTGCCGCTCCTCGTTGAAGAGGCGAAAATCTCCTGCACGATGGGGATGTTGCTCTGCCTCGACCGCCAGCAGCGGCTGATCTTCACGCTCGGCGAAATCCTCGGAGTCACCGACAAGGTCGGCAGCGACATCCTCGAGATCTCCGCCGACAACTTCCGCCAGTGCCTCTCACGCGCCCGCCGTGATCTTCACCAGTTCATGCACGGCCAATGTGGTCTGGTCAATCCCGATAACCCCTGCCGCTGTGCCAAGAAAACCAGAGGTTTCATCGAGGCGGGGCATGTCGATCCCAACCATCTGCAATTTGTCCCCCGGCACGTGCGGCGTATCTCGGCAGCAGCCGAAGCTCTGGTACTCACCATCGAGCAGACCGTGGATGAACATGACCAGACGATCTTCCGCGAGCATCCTTTTCTCGAACCCAGGCACCAGCTCGACTGGCTCCGGCGACTGCTCGACAAGGGGGATTTCGGGACTGCCCTCGATCTCAATTAAATAATTCTGGAATCGCCTGTCACAGTCCCCTTCCTCTCGTGTCTATGGGAGTAAGGAGGACAATTCATGTCGAAATTGCAAAACAAAGTGGCTCTCGTTACGGGAGCATCTAAAGGGATCGGAGCGGGAATCGCCGGGGAACTTGCCGCAGCCGGTGCGGCTGTGGTGGTGAACTACGCGAGCGACCGAGCCGGTGCAGAATCTGTTGTGGCTGCGATCAAGGCCGCAGGTGGCCAGGCCCTGGCGCTTAGGGGGGATGTTGCGAAAGCCGCCGATGTTGCAGCGCTGTTCGAGCGCACGCAGGCGGCCTTCGGCTCTCTCGATATTCTGGTCAACAATGCCGGCGTCTATCAGACCATGCCAGTCGCAGAACTGACAGAGGCCGAGTTCCACCGCGAGATCAATATCAACCTGCTCGGGCCACTGTTGGTGATCCGCGAATCGCTCCTGCACTTCGGGCCGGAAGGGGGGAGTATCATCAATATCGGCTCTGGTGCTTCAAAGTCGCATCCACCCGGCTTCGCCATCTATTCTGCGAGCAAAGCGGGTCTGGATGCCGTGACAGGTGTGCTGGCCAAAGAACTCGCCCCGCGAAAAATTCGCGTTAATTCGGTCAATCCCGGCGCGACGCTGAGTGAAGGGACGAAGGCGGCCGGATTGTATGGCGTCGAGAGTGACTTTGAGAAACTTCTCGTCTCCATGACTCCTCTGGGCCGCATGGGGACACCACAGGACATTGCGAAGGTGGTGGCGTTTCTCGCCTCGGATGATTCGGGTTGGTTGACGGGCGAAGTCATCCTCGCCTCAGGTGGATTGCGCTAGGCCTCATCTTTCCAAACGTCTGCAGGAGAACCTCATGCCCGCCTATATTGTCTTCATGCGTGAAAAGACGCTCGATCCGTCCGAGTTGGAAACCTATTGGGAAAAGGTAAAAGGGACGCTGGATGGCCATCAGTTGAAAGTGCTGGCCGCCTATGGGAAGCATCTGACGTTGGAGGGCCCGGCTGTGGAAGGGGTCGTCATCGCCGAGTTCCCGACATTCGCTGAAGCCAGCGACTGGTACGAAAGCCCCGCCTACCAGCAAGCCGCCCAGCACCGACACAACGGCGCCATCTACCGCGGCTTAATCGTCGAAGGACTGTGAGAGCGATAAGGCTGAAAGTGTTGAGACCCTAGGGCAGGCTCCCGGCAGCCGACTTCTGGTTATGAATGCTGATCGCTTGCCCGACTGAATACATGCAATTTTGCATGTCATTCTGCTTGAATCGCAGAGAGGAAATGCCAGATCATAGAGTTGGGATGGTTATTGCCATCGCGAAGAGAATTGCAGGGGTGGGATATGTCAGTCATAAATCGCAAGAAATCAGCAGTCCCAAAACATGTTCCGACCAAGGGGCAGGCAAAGCCCAGGATCAACCGCACATCCTTCAAGGCTGGTATGGTTTTGGAGCTTCGTCATCGACTGCAACTCAAGCAGGCAGACTTTGCTCGGCTACTTCCGGTTTCAGTGAGATCTCTCGCCACATTAGAAGGTGGGGCGCCTCCATCCGAAGCTGTCGCCCGTAAGCTTGTCGAAATCCACCGCTTAACCAACGCACTTGCGGAAGTCATCAAAAAGGATTCGCTCGGCTGGTGGTTACAAACCCCGAACGGGGCTTTTGACGGATTGAAACCCATCGAAGTCATCGACCGCGGGGAAAGCGATCGTATCTGGTCGATGATCTTCTTTCTCAGGTCTGGAGTCCCTGCATAAGGCATAGCGTTCAAAAGCACGTGCGAGGTTGCCAAGTCCTGTAGGGTGCGGTTAAGGCTTTGCGCAACCCACCAGATCTTCTGCGAACTCATTCTCTGTCCCTTTGCCCTACCGATCGCCCCACAGCAAAAGCCCCGTCATCCTCCACCAATATTCCCGAGGAACCCATGCATGGCTGCGTCTGATCTTTTGCAGATTCCGGGGATTGGTAAGACTTTTGTCCGGGATTTTGCGCGGATTGGGATTCATTCCATCGATCAACTGGTGCAGAAAGATCCCGAGCTGCTTTTTCATCAGTTGGCACTCGCCAATCAGGCGGTTGACCATAAAACCAGCAAGAACTATCTCTACGTCATTCGCATGGCCGTCTACTATGCCAATGGCGGGCGGGATCCTGAGCAGTTGAAATGGCATGCCTGGAAGTGATGGTGGCCAGGCAGTTCCTGCGGGGGTCGAGTTTTTCAGGCTGTGGGCTGGATTTGCAGATCGACGCGATAGCCGAGAGCCCATTGGTGGAAGCCGAGCTTTTCGTAAAAGGGGGCCACATCGGGGGCACAATCGAGAATCACCTTGTAGCAACCCGCCTGCTGACAGACTTCAAAGAGGTGCTTCATCAGTGCCAGCCCAATGCCGTGATGCTGCTCACTCTGGCGGACTGCCACATCTTCAATATGCCCCACTGCACTGCCACCATGCAGAAACTTGGGCTCAATCATGAGTGATGCCGTCCCGATCACCTGATTTTCGAGCAAAGCCACATACGTGTGAACTTTGCTCCGCAGGCGTCGTTGAAAGACCGAGACGGCGGCTTCATGGGAAAGTTCCGTTGGCTTGAGTGCCGAGAGCGTTTCGAGAAACCCGCGCTGGAGATCGCGGGCATCCATCAGCCGAACGACAAGGCCGGGTGGGGGTGTGACAGTCATACAATCCTTTTTGCTCGCTAATGGCCAGGATGTTGAACGCCTAGTCAGGCTCCAATCGGCATCCTCACCTATGTTCTCCATGAACCGGGTCGTTTGGCAAATCCGCGGGTTGTCCAAGACTGCAAGATTTCGATGAGAGTACGGCGAACAGTCCCAAAACGGCTGGCAAGTTTGACGAATAGGTTGGATTCAGCGGGAGCGAGCTGGTGATTCCCGCGTCCTGGCGCCAAAACGGAAAATGGGGCGGCAAAACCTTGGTTCTGATCGTCGAGGATGGTATCGTATTCATTAACGCACATTGATGCGTTCTTGCCGGAGTTCCACGCCATGCCCGCCCCCGCCTCAAGTTTGAAGATTGGCATTGCCTCCTGCTGCCGGAACCATGGGCTCCGAGTGGTCGCGCTCGGTTTGTTTCTGATGGTTTGTGAAACTGTGCGGGCTGAAACTGCCCCCAGCTTTCGCAACGAAGTGATGGCCGTCCTTTCGAAGGCGGGGTGCAATCAGGGAGCGTGTCACGGGAATGCACGCGGCAAGGGAGGCTTTCAGCTTTCCCTGCGAGGGCAGGAACCTGCGGCCGACTACCAGGCCATTGTGCATGAGTGGCAGGGCCGCCGGATTGACACCTTCCAGGCTGAGAAAAGTCTGCTACTAGAAAAGCCGTTGATGCTCGTACCGCACGAAGGAGGGCGCCGATTAACGGCAGGGACCATCGAGCATGAGATTCTTTCCCGCTGGATTGCCGCCGGTGCTCCAGAAGATCCACCTTCGACACCGCAACTGGTAAGCATAGAAGTCTCACCACGCCAGCGAGATCTGATTGTGCCAAGCGCCGCCGAAGCGACCTTTCGTCTCGAAGTGCTGGCCAGGTTTTCTGATGGTACGACAAAAAACGTCACCCGGCTCACCGTCTTTGAACCTTCACAGCCAGTCGTCGAGATCGATCCCGAAGGATCGGTGAGTGTGCAGGAGTTTGGAGCCTACGCGATTGTGGCCAGGTATCTCGACCAGCAGGTCACTGTTCGTCTGGCCGTTTTTCCACCCCATGCTCATGCTGCTGCGGTCGAGCGACGACCTCACTCACCTATGGATGAGATTGTCTTCCGCCGGTTAAGAGAATTGCAGATTGAACCCTCGGCTTTGTGCGACGACCAGACGTTTATCCGCCGCACAACACTCGACATGATTGGCCTCTTGCCCACTCCTCAGGAAGCCCGCGACTTCGTCAACAATGGAGATCCCCAGAAGCGGCAGAAGTGGATTGAAAGCCTGTTGGCTCGTGCCGAGTTCGCCGATTGGTGGGCCCTCAAATGGTGCGACCTCTTGCGTGTCGAAGAGAAAACTCTTGATGCCAAAGGGGTGGCGGCTTTTCATGGCTGGATTCGAGACGCGATTGCCAGAAATCAGCCCGTCGATGAGTTCGTACAAGAACTGATTTCGGCCCGCGGAAGTTCTTATACCGTCCCCGCAACCAACTATTATCGAGCATTGAGAGACCCTGCGACTCGAGCAGAAGCGACTGCCCAGATTTTTCTCGGTGCCCGGCTGCAATGCGCGAAATGCCATAATCATCCCTTCGACCAATGGAGCCAGAACGATTATTACGCCTGGTCGAATGTTTTCTCGCAGATCGATTACCAGATCGTCGAAAACCAGCGGGGTGATACTAATGACGCGCACGAGTTCAAAGGCGAACAGATTATTCTGCTGAAAATGAAAGAGCAGTTTCCTGATCCTCGCACAGGGCAGCCCAGGCAGCCGAGTCTGCTTGATCATCAGTTACCGCCCTTGAATGCCGAGGAAGATCGATTGCTCCCCATGGCCCAGTGGCTGGCGAGCAGGAATAATCGCCGGTTTGTCGAAGTCTTCGTCAATCGTGTCTGGCAGCAAATGCTGGGGCGAGGGATTGTCGAGCCTGTGGATGATTTTCGCGCCACGAACCCCGCCGCTCACCCGGAACTCCTCAGCTGGCTGAGTGACGAGTTCGTTCATCACAATTGCGATCTGAAGTGGCTGGTGAACACGATTGCGAATTCAGCCGTCTATCAATCGAGTTCGACAACAAATCCCAGCAATTCGCGAGACGAAGTTTTCTTTTCGCATAGC is a window of Planctopirus limnophila DSM 3776 DNA encoding:
- a CDS encoding ArnT family glycosyltransferase; this encodes MAIGQLPLELEVPPWAFLSARKTPWWLEVECWSLGILSLAMLCLAPLVTPLSMAEATVGRAALEMLLSQEWVVPRCQDVPVPQLAPLQVWLVALISTVQGHVDAWSIRLPSLIAFWLTGQLLYAYCRQFMGTVGSLGAGLMFLTTVGVQMQLGSGTALPIAAFFLALALFSWHIGWLHDWPDLIQWVVPYFALTLAILSSGLFPALVFASSLTCYLILRRKEEYALTFGHLAGLLGCIGLTASWVLTYLSITGINPWWAGASPLGTANPLWSLVEHLVTFPLLVACTILLPWGLLLVVYLFADFRRHLGDARPAVQFISVCLLIPGALMWVDPRCTPSAALLLLPGITVLTAIVVQRSVECFPTSDWQFIWPTFLQGTVIVSFVGMGLAMALRGVLPEKTAHIPWETLVWSTIAMVCLSIVIMRSLGRHPHQGLWAMGATALLMTLSIAPPIRASLVPAPLATAPPLVIPRPLAGQMPEISLGSIRADVLLKFNQLLPRQPWPEDHETLDLRHHVFCFMESEHQSRRLPFSWKLISRQPVAPTPEFPQKQWLVLGRRADFVTPASFLAEPGAVMPQTSRPSEFGTR
- a CDS encoding phage terminase small subunit P27 family — translated: MARGRIPKPKQLNDLKVDTHKRRRHQAEPVPLKDHTTCPEHLNDVARDKWTEITTLLDQMGLLSSADSDALELYCAAYSRYRKVEEMVKNFGEAIISPVNKYPMISPYSTVMNKNLETCRRLLIEFGLTPAARSRCAITPTGKDNSGWGEFFKVAG
- a CDS encoding STM4504/CBY_0614 family protein is translated as MNRPFDVFSKRIVKLPEVFEYDVLPDKLRNQLVILFDRTIFRLAENLNIGGEVQGTIRHLVARIGEEHGLNSLDDSFVPVSGRANSPIEQLRNCIWREGEVGIVLDAVEWLCIAFLHFDRQYEFLKLKSSTEIATLNYRFRENGIGYEFNIDAKKIIRIDSTLLHQSSILPSLSLLTDPLYSTANSEFVIAFEDYKKGDYDDCAVKSCSAFESTLKVICTRKGWAFDPNKDTCSKLVEIVVKNGNLDSFLTEPFKLIGSIRNKLSAAHGGGTSQRVVTEEMARYCLNSTASAILYMVEATR
- a CDS encoding RNA polymerase sigma factor encodes the protein MQNPFTEVPDESTDADLIEEARQGSREALEKLVLRHQAWIYNIAIRMVFHPQDAEEVTQEVLIKVITRLSTFQGESQFRTWLYRITANHVLNMRRRGAEREVHTFSSYASAINATPDLDLPDPKSVPVEVPLLVEEAKISCTMGMLLCLDRQQRLIFTLGEILGVTDKVGSDILEISADNFRQCLSRARRDLHQFMHGQCGLVNPDNPCRCAKKTRGFIEAGHVDPNHLQFVPRHVRRISAAAEALVLTIEQTVDEHDQTIFREHPFLEPRHQLDWLRRLLDKGDFGTALDLN
- a CDS encoding glucose 1-dehydrogenase — protein: MSKLQNKVALVTGASKGIGAGIAGELAAAGAAVVVNYASDRAGAESVVAAIKAAGGQALALRGDVAKAADVAALFERTQAAFGSLDILVNNAGVYQTMPVAELTEAEFHREININLLGPLLVIRESLLHFGPEGGSIINIGSGASKSHPPGFAIYSASKAGLDAVTGVLAKELAPRKIRVNSVNPGATLSEGTKAAGLYGVESDFEKLLVSMTPLGRMGTPQDIAKVVAFLASDDSGWLTGEVILASGGLR
- a CDS encoding DUF1330 domain-containing protein encodes the protein MPAYIVFMREKTLDPSELETYWEKVKGTLDGHQLKVLAAYGKHLTLEGPAVEGVVIAEFPTFAEASDWYESPAYQQAAQHRHNGAIYRGLIVEGL
- a CDS encoding antitoxin Xre/MbcA/ParS toxin-binding domain-containing protein; the protein is MSVINRKKSAVPKHVPTKGQAKPRINRTSFKAGMVLELRHRLQLKQADFARLLPVSVRSLATLEGGAPPSEAVARKLVEIHRLTNALAEVIKKDSLGWWLQTPNGAFDGLKPIEVIDRGESDRIWSMIFFLRSGVPA
- a CDS encoding helix-hairpin-helix domain-containing protein codes for the protein MAASDLLQIPGIGKTFVRDFARIGIHSIDQLVQKDPELLFHQLALANQAVDHKTSKNYLYVIRMAVYYANGGRDPEQLKWHAWK
- a CDS encoding GNAT family N-acetyltransferase encodes the protein MTVTPPPGLVVRLMDARDLQRGFLETLSALKPTELSHEAAVSVFQRRLRSKVHTYVALLENQVIGTASLMIEPKFLHGGSAVGHIEDVAVRQSEQHHGIGLALMKHLFEVCQQAGCYKVILDCAPDVAPFYEKLGFHQWALGYRVDLQIQPTA
- a CDS encoding DUF1549 and DUF1553 domain-containing protein; this translates as MPAPASSLKIGIASCCRNHGLRVVALGLFLMVCETVRAETAPSFRNEVMAVLSKAGCNQGACHGNARGKGGFQLSLRGQEPAADYQAIVHEWQGRRIDTFQAEKSLLLEKPLMLVPHEGGRRLTAGTIEHEILSRWIAAGAPEDPPSTPQLVSIEVSPRQRDLIVPSAAEATFRLEVLARFSDGTTKNVTRLTVFEPSQPVVEIDPEGSVSVQEFGAYAIVARYLDQQVTVRLAVFPPHAHAAAVERRPHSPMDEIVFRRLRELQIEPSALCDDQTFIRRTTLDMIGLLPTPQEARDFVNNGDPQKRQKWIESLLARAEFADWWALKWCDLLRVEEKTLDAKGVAAFHGWIRDAIARNQPVDEFVQELISARGSSYTVPATNYYRALRDPATRAEATAQIFLGARLQCAKCHNHPFDQWSQNDYYAWSNVFSQIDYQIVENQRGDTNDAHEFKGEQIILLKMKEQFPDPRTGQPRQPSLLDHQLPPLNAEEDRLLPMAQWLASRNNRRFVEVFVNRVWQQMLGRGIVEPVDDFRATNPAAHPELLSWLSDEFVHHNCDLKWLVNTIANSAVYQSSSTTNPSNSRDEVFFSHSYVKRLSAEQLLDAISQATDVRPNFADHPQIQRAQALPGVQAMAFRRGKTTLADRFLREFGRPQRLQSCDCERTTETTLTQTFQLIGGKLIQEWVTNPDNILKTLATDHRETDPSAIEELYWRTISRAPTSLEAETHRKYIEKSPTPREGFEDILWALLNSDEFLLRH